The Calditrichota bacterium DNA window GATCGTTTTTGTGGTCATCGTATTTTTGATTTTCCTCGGAGTGAATATTTTTTTGAATTTTCAAACTGAGACGCCGCCGATTGAGAGTCGGCTTGTCATATTTCCTTTGCTGAAAAATCAAGCAACTGAAAATAGCGATTTCGCTACCATGTTCGCGTTCTGGGATGTGGTGAATCAGCAAATTTATCGCGCCCTGGGCCAGAAAATCGCTGTGGTGAGATCGGCTGACTTACTGGAAATCCTCGATCTCGACTCTGCGAAAAATCAGATTTATCGGCAGCGAATTGCCAAATTGATCGGCGCCGACGCTGCCTTGGTTGGGGAAGTCGATTTTACGGAAAAAGATCCCCTGCATTGTTCCCTTGTGCGAAGCGAAAAAAAAGACACACTGTTTGAAATCAAATTATCGGTTACACCGGAAACCATGGCTGGCCGCGCCGAAGAAATTTCCGATTCGCTTCTGGAAAAATTTGGCAATCGCAAACTGGCAGCAAGCGAATTCGCCGAGAAAAATATCGATCCGCAAAGCTATTCCTACTATTTGCTGGCGCAGAAATTATTTTCCGAGAAGAATTTTAGAGGAACGATTGAAATGGCAAATAAAGCTGACGCCATCGACAGCAATTTCGCCGAGGCGGTTTTGCTGCTGGGCAAGGCTCATTTTTTTGACGGATTGGCGCAAAAAAAACAGGGCAAATTGCCTGTGGAATCTTTTGCCCGGGCATTTGACTCTTTCTCTCGCGCCGTGGCTCTGGATTCTTCACTTGCAGAAGCGTACGCATTCTTGGGAGAATTTTACATTTACAAAAAACGCTGGTCTCTGGCGGAAAGCTATCTCAAAAAAGCGCTGGGACTGAATCCCCGGGTTTCACGCACCTATCTCAATCTGTCTCGCCTTCATCCGTCGCGATTTCGAAAATTGGGTTTCCGAGATGAGAAGGAACTTTTCCAGCGGG harbors:
- a CDS encoding tetratricopeptide repeat protein, whose amino-acid sequence is MPMNFIIANIFQWFHLPAWADVLFFSILFVLFYLHFTSEIVNKRRLIVFVVIVFLIFLGVNIFLNFQTETPPIESRLVIFPLLKNQATENSDFATMFAFWDVVNQQIYRALGQKIAVVRSADLLEILDLDSAKNQIYRQRIAKLIGADAALVGEVDFTEKDPLHCSLVRSEKKDTLFEIKLSVTPETMAGRAEEISDSLLEKFGNRKLAASEFAEKNIDPQSYSYYLLAQKLFSEKNFRGTIEMANKADAIDSNFAEAVLLLGKAHFFDGLAQKKQGKLPVESFARAFDSFSRAVALDSSLAEAYAFLGEFYIYKKRWSLAESYLKKALGLNPRVSRTYLNLSRLHPSRFRKLGFRDEKELFQRAIDVNPCDEDGYLMLADYYLFENQRDNAIRVLENYLKINPNSVPVLMALGKNYMLKRDVLKIIAVYNRVIALDPNNADAFYNLGVWYYNSEDYENAERFFQRAVAINNHLNSHLYLAYLYEMRGEMDKAIEQLRYRIKFRKGFGDEFAEEARKHLYNLLHPDSTKVKK